A genomic stretch from Candidatus Nitrotoga arctica includes:
- a CDS encoding IS630 family transposase, translating into MEKIDARTLKDEALHERRRQVIRLHKRGGTPAQIAQVSELSYPAVRKIIRLYETGGTAGIKPGKRGRRAGENRSLSEEQERLLQQFICEKRPEQMKMDFALWNRAAVSQLIKQEYHISMPIRTVGHYLKRWGFTPQKPIKKAYEQRPEAVKQWLDEQYPEIARRARTEGGEIHWGDETALVNTDVRGRGFAPKGKTPVAYAPGTRQRLSMIATVTNKGCARWQIIDGNFDSDRLIEFLELLIKDAGRKVFLILDNLRVHHSKPVKAWLEKNKEKIECFYLPSYSPELNPEERLNSDLKQAIGSKVQVRTKEKLRAAANDHMTMLESNPRRVASYFQDPRVKYAA; encoded by the coding sequence ATGGAAAAAATAGACGCCAGAACCCTCAAAGACGAAGCACTGCATGAACGCCGCAGGCAAGTTATCCGGCTACATAAGCGTGGTGGCACCCCCGCGCAAATAGCTCAAGTTTCGGAGTTGAGCTACCCCGCTGTAAGGAAGATCATTCGACTCTATGAAACAGGCGGCACGGCTGGAATAAAACCCGGAAAGCGAGGCCGTCGTGCAGGTGAGAACCGCAGCCTGTCCGAAGAACAAGAGCGGCTATTGCAACAGTTCATTTGCGAGAAACGCCCTGAGCAGATGAAAATGGATTTTGCGTTGTGGAATCGTGCCGCGGTAAGTCAGTTAATCAAGCAGGAGTACCATATTTCCATGCCGATCCGGACGGTAGGGCATTATCTCAAACGTTGGGGATTTACACCCCAAAAGCCAATCAAGAAAGCGTACGAACAGCGACCGGAGGCGGTAAAGCAATGGCTCGACGAGCAGTATCCGGAGATTGCCAGGCGCGCCCGTACCGAGGGCGGAGAAATTCACTGGGGTGATGAGACGGCACTGGTTAATACCGATGTACGCGGGCGTGGTTTTGCGCCTAAGGGAAAAACGCCGGTGGCCTATGCACCCGGTACGCGGCAGCGGCTATCGATGATTGCCACTGTAACCAACAAAGGCTGTGCACGTTGGCAGATTATCGACGGAAATTTCGACTCGGATCGGCTCATTGAATTCCTTGAACTACTGATCAAGGATGCGGGGAGAAAAGTGTTCTTGATTCTGGATAATTTGAGAGTGCACCACAGCAAACCCGTGAAGGCTTGGCTGGAAAAAAACAAGGAAAAAATCGAATGCTTCTATTTGCCCAGCTACAGTCCGGAATTGAATCCGGAAGAGCGGTTGAATTCAGACTTGAAGCAGGCTATCGGATCGAAAGTGCAGGTGCGTACCAAGGAGAAATTGCGTGCCGCTGCCAACGATCACATGACAATGCTGGAGAGCAACCCTAGACGCGTCGCTTCTTACTTTCAAGACCCACGCGTAAAATATGCCGCTTGA
- a CDS encoding PQQ-dependent sugar dehydrogenase — protein MHVPKFSILLLHAPLIFAATLAHAQADATRSPGMPTSDWRSDAPGVRYHIKRSDLPTTVTPTDPEGSVAGVVKVIPPSPGALPKVPEGFAVEVFASGFKQPRTLRVAPNGDIFLSESGTGRVLVFRANASAPAKPEVFAENLDRPYGIVFHPAADPLYVYVAAANQVVRYPYRSGNVKAAGPAEVVIDNIPTKRHWTRDLALSRDGKRLFVSIGSASNSGISMPEMKLEEIRAHEKAQSRGAPWAEEESRAMVRVFDLQGKKLRNYATGLRNCSGLVMQPGTDNLWCVVNERDHLGPFLVPDFMARVKDGDFFGWPWYYLGANEDPAWKGKRPDLKAHVRVPEVLFQAHSAVLSVAFYDHTAFPAEYRGDAFVAMHGSHSRPDRTGYKVVRVRMKNGNPTGEYEDFMTGFFVDNDTVWGRPTGVAVTRDGALLVSDDANGTIFRVTRK, from the coding sequence ATGCACGTCCCGAAATTTTCCATCCTTCTCCTTCATGCCCCACTGATTTTTGCGGCCACGCTCGCCCATGCCCAAGCGGACGCGACACGCAGCCCCGGCATGCCTACTTCCGACTGGCGCTCCGACGCTCCGGGCGTGCGGTACCACATCAAGCGATCGGACCTGCCGACGACGGTGACGCCCACCGACCCTGAAGGATCGGTGGCCGGCGTCGTGAAGGTGATCCCGCCGTCGCCGGGCGCGCTGCCGAAGGTACCGGAAGGCTTCGCGGTGGAGGTGTTCGCCAGCGGGTTCAAGCAGCCGCGCACGCTCAGGGTCGCGCCGAATGGCGACATCTTCCTGTCGGAGAGCGGCACCGGACGGGTGCTCGTGTTCCGCGCCAACGCGAGCGCGCCGGCCAAGCCCGAGGTCTTCGCCGAGAATCTGGATCGTCCCTATGGTATCGTCTTCCATCCTGCCGCCGATCCTCTCTATGTGTATGTGGCGGCGGCGAACCAGGTAGTGCGCTACCCCTATCGCAGCGGGAACGTCAAAGCAGCAGGTCCGGCCGAAGTAGTCATCGACAACATTCCAACCAAGCGCCACTGGACGCGCGACCTGGCTCTGTCGCGCGACGGCAAGCGCCTGTTCGTCTCCATCGGCTCGGCCTCCAATTCTGGAATCAGCATGCCCGAGATGAAACTCGAAGAAATCCGGGCGCATGAAAAAGCCCAGAGCCGCGGCGCTCCCTGGGCCGAAGAAGAGAGCCGCGCCATGGTCCGCGTGTTCGACCTGCAGGGGAAGAAACTTCGCAACTACGCTACCGGACTGCGCAACTGCTCGGGGCTGGTGATGCAGCCTGGTACCGACAATCTGTGGTGCGTGGTTAACGAGCGCGACCATCTCGGCCCCTTCCTGGTGCCCGATTTCATGGCGCGCGTGAAGGACGGCGATTTTTTCGGCTGGCCCTGGTACTACCTCGGTGCCAATGAAGATCCCGCATGGAAGGGGAAGCGTCCCGATCTCAAGGCACACGTGCGGGTGCCGGAAGTGTTATTCCAGGCGCATTCAGCCGTGCTCAGCGTCGCGTTCTACGATCACACGGCCTTCCCTGCCGAATACCGCGGCGATGCTTTCGTTGCGATGCACGGCTCGCATAGCCGGCCCGACAGGACTGGATACAAGGTGGTCCGTGTGCGCATGAAAAATGGCAATCCGACCGGCGAGTACGAAGACTTCATGACCGGATTCTTCGTGGACAACGACACTGTCTGGGGCCGGCCGACCGGAGTGGCCGTCACTCGCGATGGCGCGCTGCTGGTGAGCGACGACGCCAACGGCACGATTTTCAGGGTGACTCGCAAATGA
- a CDS encoding alkene reductase, protein MTTTLFTPTTLGKLQLKNRIVMAPLTRSRAIGNVPNELMEKYYRLRAGAGLIITEGTSPSPNGLGYARIPGIFNDAQVQGWRRVTDGVHQAGGKIFMQLMHTGRVSHPANMPADARVLAPSAIATPGEMWTDSNGLQPHPVPIAMNEADIAQAIAEYAAASKRAIEAGFDGVELHGANGYLIDQFLNSASNQRTDRWGGSIENRIRFAVEVAKAVAVAIGADHIGMRISPYGVFNGMTPDAEMDALYERLIAELNSIGLVYIHIVDHSSMGAPEVSPALKAKIRATFKGKYILSGGYDLTRANIDLNLQRGDLVAFGRPFISNPDLVEKLRNDTPLASPDSNTFYTPGEKGYTDY, encoded by the coding sequence ATGACCACTACCCTGTTCACCCCCACCACGCTAGGCAAACTGCAACTGAAGAACCGCATTGTCATGGCACCCCTGACGCGTTCACGCGCCATCGGCAATGTGCCGAACGAACTGATGGAAAAATATTACCGACTGCGTGCGGGAGCAGGACTCATCATTACTGAAGGCACATCGCCATCGCCGAACGGACTCGGCTATGCGCGGATTCCCGGCATATTTAACGATGCACAAGTACAAGGCTGGCGGCGAGTGACGGACGGTGTACATCAGGCGGGTGGCAAGATATTTATGCAACTGATGCATACTGGGCGGGTTAGTCATCCCGCGAATATGCCTGCCGATGCCAGGGTGCTCGCGCCATCCGCCATTGCCACGCCAGGTGAAATGTGGACGGACAGCAATGGATTGCAACCGCATCCTGTTCCCATTGCAATGAACGAAGCCGATATTGCTCAGGCTATCGCCGAGTATGCAGCTGCCTCCAAGCGGGCGATCGAAGCTGGATTCGATGGAGTAGAGTTGCATGGGGCGAATGGCTACTTAATCGATCAATTTCTTAACTCCGCTTCCAATCAGCGCACTGACCGCTGGGGCGGCAGTATTGAAAATCGCATTCGCTTCGCCGTAGAAGTTGCCAAAGCTGTCGCCGTGGCTATCGGTGCAGATCACATCGGTATGCGCATCTCACCTTATGGTGTATTCAACGGAATGACTCCCGATGCTGAGATGGACGCGTTGTACGAGCGCTTGATCGCCGAATTAAACAGCATCGGCTTGGTTTATATCCACATTGTCGATCACAGCTCGATGGGCGCACCGGAAGTTAGCCCAGCGTTGAAGGCAAAGATACGTGCCACGTTCAAAGGAAAATACATTTTGTCAGGCGGCTATGATTTGACTCGCGCGAACATCGATCTCAATTTGCAACGTGGCGACCTCGTCGCATTCGGCCGCCCATTCATCTCCAATCCCGATCTGGTGGAAAAATTACGCAATGACACCCCATTGGCATCACCAGACTCCAATACCTTTTATACACCGGGAGAAAAAGGATACACCGACTATTGA
- a CDS encoding pirin family protein has translation MNTINQTTLHQSRGVERIIEGVATSDGAGVKLTRVLTGKLQHRLDPFLMLDAFGSDNPDDYIAGFPDHPHRGFETVTYMLSGRMRHRDNAGHEGLLEQGGVQWMTAGRGIIHSEIPEQKDGVMEGFQLWLNLPAKAKMGEPWYRDIGSQEIPEYITAENVTVRVIAGMSNGVAGVVTREETEPMYLDIHLPAGASFSTALPATHNAFIYVYRGTVKVGDTPVESHRMGILSNTPQADGVTLTATDDARLILIAGRPLNEPIVQYGPFVMNTQEEIHQAMDDFRNGRFA, from the coding sequence ATGAATACCATCAATCAAACAACGCTGCATCAATCGCGTGGCGTCGAGCGCATCATCGAAGGAGTTGCCACCTCGGACGGCGCCGGCGTGAAGCTCACTCGCGTACTGACGGGCAAACTGCAGCACCGCCTTGATCCATTTTTGATGCTGGATGCATTCGGCAGCGATAACCCGGACGACTACATCGCGGGTTTCCCGGATCACCCGCATCGGGGTTTCGAGACAGTAACCTATATGCTGTCCGGACGGATGCGGCATCGTGACAATGCAGGACACGAGGGGCTGCTGGAACAGGGTGGCGTTCAGTGGATGACCGCTGGGCGCGGCATTATTCATTCTGAAATTCCCGAGCAAAAAGACGGTGTGATGGAAGGTTTTCAGCTGTGGCTCAACCTGCCCGCGAAGGCCAAGATGGGCGAGCCGTGGTATCGCGACATTGGAAGCCAGGAGATTCCAGAATACATAACGGCAGAGAACGTTACCGTGCGTGTCATTGCCGGAATGAGTAACGGTGTGGCAGGTGTCGTTACACGCGAAGAGACCGAACCCATGTATTTGGACATTCACTTGCCTGCGGGCGCTTCATTCTCGACGGCATTGCCCGCCACGCATAACGCGTTCATTTACGTCTATCGCGGCACGGTGAAGGTGGGTGACACGCCGGTGGAATCGCATCGCATGGGTATTTTGAGCAACACACCGCAAGCCGATGGCGTGACGCTCACAGCGACAGACGATGCGCGTCTGATTCTGATCGCTGGCCGGCCGCTCAACGAACCCATCGTGCAGTACGGGCCGTTCGTGATGAATACGCAGGAAGAGATTCATCAGGCAATGGACGATTTCCGCAACGGGCGCTTTGCATAG
- a CDS encoding LysR family transcriptional regulator — protein MEQKNISADDYILFATIVEQESLVRAAEHLAMPKATVSRRLTNLEAALGQRLLLRTTRRLTLTDFGQEFLDHCRRVAEEVAITQDFVRSQDVQPRGRLRVSMPGDYAKQHFSRAIATFIETYPEIQLDLDLSSRRVDLIGERFDLAIRMGVLESDSTLVARKIDALGFGLYASPIYLALHSAPQHPDELERHTAVRLLSARGSAVPWKLTNGKIVWEGVLPGRLTLNSPDMIKQLLLDGAGIGALPDRFVVEDVHHQRLVRILPKWRLPAVPAWAVMPMRRYLPVKTRAFLAHLEQFMEKG, from the coding sequence ATGGAACAAAAGAATATCTCCGCTGACGACTACATTCTGTTCGCTACCATCGTCGAACAAGAAAGTTTGGTGCGTGCAGCCGAACATCTCGCCATGCCCAAAGCCACGGTCTCTCGCCGCTTGACGAATCTTGAAGCAGCACTGGGGCAGCGGCTACTGTTGCGCACGACTCGTCGACTCACACTCACCGACTTTGGTCAGGAATTCCTTGATCATTGCCGACGCGTTGCAGAAGAGGTTGCTATCACACAAGATTTCGTGCGCAGTCAGGATGTGCAGCCGCGCGGACGACTACGCGTTTCCATGCCGGGCGACTATGCCAAGCAACATTTCTCGCGCGCCATCGCCACCTTCATCGAAACCTATCCCGAGATACAACTTGATCTGGATCTGTCTTCACGACGCGTTGATCTGATCGGCGAACGCTTCGATCTTGCCATTCGCATGGGGGTGCTGGAAAGCGACTCCACGCTGGTGGCGCGCAAGATCGACGCGCTTGGTTTCGGCCTGTACGCCAGCCCCATCTATCTCGCGCTTCATTCTGCACCGCAGCATCCTGATGAGTTAGAACGTCATACGGCGGTTCGTTTACTCTCGGCGCGAGGAAGCGCAGTCCCTTGGAAACTCACAAATGGCAAGATTGTTTGGGAAGGGGTTCTCCCCGGACGTCTCACCTTGAATTCACCTGACATGATCAAGCAGCTTTTACTGGATGGTGCGGGCATCGGTGCGTTACCGGATCGTTTCGTAGTAGAAGATGTACATCACCAACGTTTGGTGCGGATATTGCCGAAGTGGCGCCTTCCCGCCGTGCCCGCCTGGGCCGTGATGCCCATGCGCCGCTACCTGCCCGTCAAGACACGCGCCTTTCTTGCACATCTTGAGCAGTTTATGGAGAAAGGGTGA
- a CDS encoding TonB-dependent receptor: MVAAGRLAQQHVVSKDHYIVPGNGDDSGAVSYHTLTPVLGATFRLTQDCAVSADQAGLNFGLAAARSDNFELGIKAKLDERMQASVAAFHIATANELAVLANAGGRTVYQNAGATRRDGIEASVKGDWKNGIGMVLAYSWLRAVYAQPFCSGACTPATMVAAGNRLPGVPNQTLYGELSWRHAASGFSAALEGRYSGRMLVDDLNSDAASGYVLTSLRAGFERSVGGWTLKSYARINNLADRCYAGSVIVNESNRRFFEPAPGRSWPASALAMPDKGACAIE, encoded by the coding sequence CTGGTTGCTGCTGGCCGGCTTGCGCAACAGCATGTCGTATCGAAGGATCATTACATCGTGCCCGGCAATGGCGATGACAGCGGCGCAGTCTCCTACCATACGCTGACGCCAGTGCTTGGCGCTACATTCAGACTGACCCAGGATTGTGCCGTCAGCGCTGACCAGGCCGGACTGAATTTCGGCCTGGCGGCGGCGCGCAGCGACAACTTCGAACTTGGCATCAAGGCCAAATTGGATGAACGCATGCAGGCCAGCGTCGCCGCCTTTCACATCGCCACCGCAAACGAGCTGGCGGTGCTGGCCAATGCCGGCGGGCGGACGGTTTACCAGAATGCCGGTGCTACCCGCCGCGACGGCATCGAAGCCAGCGTCAAGGGCGACTGGAAAAATGGCATCGGTATGGTCCTGGCTTATTCATGGCTGCGTGCAGTTTATGCCCAGCCGTTTTGCAGCGGCGCTTGTACCCCGGCGACCATGGTGGCCGCCGGCAATCGCCTGCCCGGCGTGCCGAATCAAACCCTGTATGGCGAACTGTCGTGGCGTCATGCGGCCAGCGGTTTCAGCGCCGCATTGGAAGGGCGCTACAGCGGCAGGATGTTGGTCGACGATCTCAACAGCGACGCTGCCTCCGGCTATGTCCTTACCAGTTTGCGCGCCGGCTTCGAACGCAGTGTTGGTGGCTGGACTTTGAAGAGCTATGCCCGCATCAATAACCTGGCCGATCGTTGCTATGCCGGCTCGGTGATCGTCAACGAAAGCAACCGGCGCTTTTTCGAGCCAGCGCCGGGGCGCAGCTGGCCGGCATCGGCATTAGCCATGCCTGATAAGGGCGCGTGCGCAATCGAATAG